In the genome of Catenovulum adriaticum, one region contains:
- a CDS encoding helix-turn-helix domain-containing protein: MNKNILNSTHHIKGLITLIYILLFGTLEGVQIKNAYALENYQPKLTVNLNNQKLWRRLDWLDSSRLFSMSVDPSGHLWLGLDTQIAFYNGSEVQYFGKEDGVELNKITAIRALSNGVVLAADNKRIYQYKDKKWKLIQTGLNIPYSAQFREGNDGRTWLAAANKLLAFKNEKITIYSGAGKFITDVLVDDNNQVWTLDLETGDVVIHKATPQELIVQKEFKGLVYSNERREMTYQAGQLLQSDSGAVWVVNSLSDVPPKSYEPSINVWREHQLPSNVNSAILQLPEGHIVVTGQSSLHILDNGLWNTVDNEKIDLTTSFNQLHLNEQGYVWLMQRRSAILRYDHAGKRNKIYDELFFQCEDVSGRQYFFNPEGDVVVHDKNTLSWLRYTQKDGLIKNTNQLICTASGDAIALGGHNNYLAFSVFKPEKNYWNTKQTQFSLSSASFVVATPNNKKHERTFLSINTIDTSNPSTGIYELAKTGNQNYQLTLFKSLHSRVNNLAILSTGDLISSSNMVQKISVNKPESKPEMLLNQRVDNMVVDHEDNVWVATWASGLSRFDGQHWTKVKQAEDTAFSRITQLFVTQTGDLLALAQGRLLRFDGNNWQAMDLANIETRRYGNQINQTQDGSVWVSTASYHWMFRNYYSEIKQKMFETIRYKPDLNPPETYIQWISAKDKYSNSIYFTLRGVDKWNETPSSNLQYSYRLNQGEWSDFSSQTTAFISDLKTGEHLLEARARDGDGNIDKTPYQLPVTINLPFWQTLWFWLLCAAMILAVVSLMAMLFIQRARNLVALEKARLQFLTHVSHELRTPLTLITSPLETLDKTALTDKALKKIDIALRNSKRLSSLVEQILDYRKVQAGKHKIYPLNGDVVAFCHSLANDFSEIAKQQDQSMVFHCEMEHAMCQFDPDVLHKILDNLIFNALKYSPQGSKVELSFSYVKAPSELIFTVEDCGEGINDKLLKNVFNPFFSGEKSAHQQFSSFGIGLALVKELVELWGGNLVVESPIHNKSGRKFGTRIRVSLPVDVSVIKQGVNPSTELNQPVDEEQTDLVTNKRPLVLLVDDHVELLEFLAEELSDTYQVIKADNAELAIKIAQQKVPDVIVSDVCMPGMDGVEMCRVLKSSTETSHIPLLLQTSFASESKQIEALKLGAIDFLTKPVSIDVLLSKISSQIRTREQLAQRFKVQHLATFDDNPPEFEQFESKFMKRVIDLVELHHSETRFSAEALAKEVGMSRSAFYRKFSAVVGIPPAEYIKNYRLDKAAQMLKQGAYIAEVAEKIGYTETSPFNRAFKKYFNLTPSQYRKQSKDKTQS; encoded by the coding sequence ATGAACAAAAATATTCTAAATAGCACTCATCATATCAAAGGACTGATTACTCTTATTTACATTCTATTATTTGGTACCTTAGAAGGCGTACAAATAAAAAATGCATATGCGCTTGAGAATTACCAACCTAAACTGACGGTAAATCTAAATAATCAAAAATTATGGCGCCGCTTAGATTGGTTAGATAGCAGCCGTTTATTTAGTATGAGTGTCGATCCATCTGGACATCTATGGCTGGGCTTAGATACTCAAATAGCTTTTTATAACGGCAGCGAAGTCCAATACTTTGGTAAAGAAGATGGGGTAGAGTTAAATAAAATAACCGCCATACGAGCCTTATCAAATGGTGTCGTACTCGCAGCTGATAACAAAAGGATTTACCAATATAAAGATAAAAAATGGAAGTTGATTCAAACAGGCTTAAATATTCCTTATTCCGCTCAGTTTCGCGAAGGAAATGACGGTAGAACTTGGCTTGCTGCAGCGAATAAGTTGCTAGCTTTTAAAAACGAAAAAATTACCATTTACAGTGGTGCTGGTAAATTTATCACTGATGTTTTGGTGGATGATAATAACCAAGTTTGGACACTTGATCTTGAAACAGGCGATGTCGTTATCCATAAAGCCACGCCACAAGAATTAATTGTCCAAAAAGAATTTAAAGGTCTAGTCTATTCAAATGAAAGGCGAGAAATGACCTACCAAGCAGGACAATTGTTACAAAGTGATTCTGGGGCTGTGTGGGTGGTTAATTCACTATCAGATGTACCACCGAAATCATATGAACCTAGTATTAATGTTTGGCGTGAACATCAATTACCATCCAATGTAAATAGCGCTATTTTACAATTACCGGAAGGGCATATTGTCGTTACAGGGCAATCATCGTTACACATACTGGACAATGGCCTATGGAACACCGTGGATAATGAAAAAATCGATTTAACAACCTCATTTAATCAATTGCATTTAAACGAACAAGGTTATGTTTGGTTAATGCAAAGACGTTCAGCGATTTTACGGTACGATCACGCAGGGAAACGCAACAAAATATATGATGAGCTATTTTTTCAATGTGAAGATGTCAGTGGTAGGCAGTATTTTTTCAATCCTGAAGGTGACGTGGTTGTACACGATAAAAATACACTAAGCTGGTTAAGATATACTCAAAAAGATGGTTTGATTAAAAATACCAATCAATTGATTTGTACAGCTTCGGGTGATGCGATTGCATTAGGCGGTCACAACAACTACCTAGCATTTAGTGTCTTTAAACCAGAGAAAAACTATTGGAACACTAAACAAACGCAATTTAGTTTGTCTTCGGCTTCTTTTGTTGTTGCTACACCCAACAATAAAAAGCACGAGCGCACGTTTTTATCTATTAATACCATAGATACATCTAACCCTAGTACAGGCATTTATGAACTAGCAAAAACAGGTAATCAAAATTATCAATTAACCCTGTTTAAGAGCCTGCATAGTCGCGTAAACAATTTGGCTATTTTGTCGACCGGAGATTTGATTTCAAGCAGTAATATGGTGCAAAAAATCTCGGTTAATAAACCAGAGAGCAAACCCGAAATGTTATTAAATCAACGGGTCGATAATATGGTGGTTGATCATGAGGATAATGTTTGGGTTGCGACATGGGCGTCGGGGTTAAGCCGTTTTGATGGACAGCATTGGACAAAAGTAAAACAAGCCGAGGATACTGCGTTTTCAAGGATAACCCAGCTTTTTGTAACCCAAACTGGCGATTTGCTGGCGCTCGCACAAGGGCGCTTATTAAGATTTGATGGCAATAATTGGCAAGCAATGGATTTAGCCAACATTGAAACACGCAGGTATGGTAATCAAATCAATCAAACCCAAGATGGTTCTGTATGGGTCAGCACGGCCAGTTACCATTGGATGTTTAGAAATTATTACAGTGAAATAAAACAGAAAATGTTTGAAACCATTCGTTACAAACCTGATTTAAATCCACCAGAAACTTATATTCAGTGGATTTCAGCAAAAGATAAATACTCAAATTCGATTTATTTTACGTTAAGAGGCGTAGATAAATGGAACGAAACGCCTAGTTCAAACTTGCAATACAGTTATCGCCTAAATCAAGGCGAGTGGAGCGACTTTTCATCCCAAACCACTGCCTTTATTAGTGATTTGAAAACCGGTGAACACCTTTTAGAAGCCAGAGCCAGAGACGGTGATGGTAATATAGACAAAACGCCTTACCAATTACCGGTTACGATAAACCTGCCATTCTGGCAAACGCTCTGGTTTTGGCTGTTATGTGCCGCAATGATATTGGCAGTTGTTTCACTGATGGCGATGCTCTTTATTCAACGAGCCCGAAATCTAGTTGCATTAGAAAAAGCTAGACTGCAATTTTTGACGCATGTATCCCACGAGTTGCGCACGCCACTTACACTAATAACATCCCCATTGGAAACTTTAGATAAAACAGCGTTAACAGATAAAGCACTGAAAAAAATCGATATTGCGCTGAGAAATAGCAAACGTTTATCTAGTTTGGTTGAGCAAATTCTGGATTATCGAAAAGTTCAAGCTGGAAAGCACAAGATCTATCCATTAAATGGTGATGTCGTCGCATTTTGCCATAGCTTAGCTAACGACTTTTCAGAAATTGCCAAGCAGCAGGACCAAAGCATGGTGTTTCATTGTGAAATGGAGCACGCAATGTGTCAGTTTGATCCTGATGTTTTACATAAAATATTAGATAACCTGATATTTAATGCGCTCAAATATTCGCCGCAAGGTAGCAAAGTTGAATTAAGTTTCTCGTATGTCAAAGCGCCTTCAGAATTAATTTTTACCGTTGAAGATTGCGGAGAAGGAATTAACGACAAATTATTAAAAAACGTGTTTAATCCTTTCTTCAGTGGAGAGAAGTCAGCACACCAACAATTCTCAAGCTTTGGTATTGGCCTAGCTTTGGTAAAAGAGCTTGTTGAATTGTGGGGTGGAAACCTGGTAGTTGAAAGTCCGATTCACAATAAATCGGGTCGAAAGTTTGGGACAAGAATACGGGTGAGCTTACCAGTTGATGTATCGGTAATTAAACAAGGTGTAAATCCCTCAACTGAGTTGAATCAACCTGTCGATGAAGAACAGACAGATCTTGTAACAAATAAACGTCCGCTTGTGTTGCTTGTCGACGATCATGTTGAATTACTTGAGTTTTTAGCAGAGGAATTGTCTGATACTTATCAAGTAATTAAAGCTGACAATGCTGAATTAGCAATAAAAATTGCTCAGCAAAAAGTGCCTGATGTGATTGTTTCGGATGTATGCATGCCGGGTATGGATGGTGTTGAAATGTGCAGAGTATTGAAATCCAGTACAGAGACCAGCCATATTCCGCTTTTACTGCAAACCTCATTCGCATCTGAAAGCAAGCAAATAGAAGCACTTAAACTGGGCGCAATTGATTTTTTAACTAAACCCGTATCCATTGACGTATTATTAAGTAAAATCTCGAGCCAAATTAGAACCAGAGAGCAGCTCGCTCAGCGTTTTAAAGTTCAACATTTAGCTACATTTGATGACAACCCGCCAGAGTTTGAACAATTTGAAAGTAAATTTATGAAACGGGTAATCGACTTGGTTGAGCTCCACCATTCAGAGACCCGCTTCTCCGCCGAAGCACTTGCTAAAGAAGTTGGCATGAGCCGCAGTGCATTTTATCGTAAATTTAGTGCAGTGGTTGGTATTCCGCCAGCTGAATATATAAAAAATTATCGTTTGGATAAAGCTGCTCAAATGTTAAAACAAGGTGCCTATATTGCCGAGGTTGCCGAAAAGATTGGTTACACAGAAACGAGCCCGTTTAACCGTGCTTTCAAAAAATACTTTAATTTAACCCCATCACAGTATAGAAAACAATCAAAAGACAAAACACAAAGCTGA
- a CDS encoding arylsulfatase, with product MRNKTFLFLFIFLAAGTWSCAYAERPNVIFVVADDLGYNEIGAYGQDKIKTPHIDKIAKNGMKFSQFYAGAPVCATSRSVLMTGQHSGHTRVRGNAFPEDNGKQELYEQDYTLAELFKDSGYATAAIGKWGLGMPNTQGHPNKQGFDYFFGYLSQHHAHNFYPTFLWRNEIQVGLPNEVKPMGNGHMYGAGFATKAKVYAPDLFVDEALQFIDHNKNKPFFLYYATNVPHSNNEATLINRADGAEVPNLGIYAEKPWMLGAKRHAAMITRMDNDIGKLMHRLQMHGIADNTIVIFTSDNGPHIDHAEPMDFFKPSQPLSGWKMELWEGGIRVPFVVSWPKVIKANQTRSEVAYFGDFMATFADILQVKPPKNIDSHSLLPIFSGNAQQFKAHDYLYWEFRGRDTGLVALKDGRWKGIIRKKNGKKMELYDLQSDIGEQKDLSEDYPKIVAELTQYLKNARTPSENWPAIINL from the coding sequence ATGCGTAACAAAACATTTTTATTCCTATTTATTTTTTTGGCTGCGGGCACATGGTCATGCGCCTATGCTGAGCGACCGAATGTAATATTTGTTGTGGCCGACGATTTAGGTTACAACGAAATTGGCGCATATGGGCAAGATAAAATAAAGACACCGCACATCGACAAAATTGCAAAAAACGGCATGAAATTCAGCCAGTTTTACGCAGGCGCGCCGGTCTGTGCAACATCGCGTAGTGTTCTTATGACGGGTCAACATTCAGGACATACACGTGTCCGGGGTAATGCCTTCCCTGAAGACAACGGTAAACAAGAGCTTTACGAACAAGACTACACGCTAGCCGAATTATTTAAAGATTCAGGTTATGCAACAGCGGCGATTGGCAAGTGGGGGTTGGGTATGCCAAACACCCAAGGTCACCCAAACAAACAGGGATTTGACTACTTTTTTGGTTATTTAAGCCAACATCACGCGCACAATTTTTATCCAACCTTTTTATGGCGTAACGAAATACAAGTCGGATTACCCAACGAAGTTAAGCCGATGGGAAATGGTCATATGTACGGCGCAGGCTTTGCAACCAAAGCAAAAGTTTACGCACCTGATTTATTTGTTGATGAAGCTTTGCAATTTATCGACCACAATAAAAACAAGCCATTTTTTCTGTACTACGCAACCAATGTACCGCATTCAAATAATGAGGCCACTTTAATTAACCGAGCTGATGGTGCAGAAGTGCCTAACCTTGGTATTTATGCTGAAAAACCTTGGATGTTGGGCGCAAAACGCCATGCTGCAATGATTACACGCATGGATAACGATATTGGAAAATTGATGCATCGACTTCAAATGCATGGCATCGCAGACAATACCATCGTTATTTTTACGTCTGATAATGGCCCGCATATAGATCATGCTGAACCTATGGACTTTTTTAAACCAAGCCAGCCATTGTCCGGTTGGAAAATGGAACTATGGGAAGGTGGCATTCGTGTTCCCTTTGTAGTGAGTTGGCCAAAGGTTATTAAAGCCAATCAGACTCGAAGTGAAGTGGCTTACTTTGGCGACTTTATGGCAACCTTTGCGGATATTTTGCAAGTGAAACCACCTAAAAATATCGACAGCCATAGTCTGCTACCCATTTTTTCAGGCAATGCTCAACAGTTTAAAGCTCACGACTATTTATATTGGGAATTTAGAGGACGAGACACAGGTTTAGTCGCACTCAAAGACGGCCGCTGGAAAGGCATCATTCGCAAAAAGAACGGTAAAAAAATGGAGTTATATGACCTGCAATCGGATATTGGCGAACAAAAAGATTTAAGCGAGGATTATCCAAAAATAGTCGCTGAGCTAACTCAATATTTAAAAAATGCTAGAACGCCCAGCGAGAATTGGCCCGCGATTATTAATTTATAG
- a CDS encoding 3-keto-disaccharide hydrolase, which yields MKPSINSLILITSLSTNTVLAAQWQSLFNGKDLSGWNASLIKNVQPGDKAEDYFVVKNGVIHVYAGKPHGSQQAFAAITTKQRFKNYHLSLEYKWGEAKFEPRLNLLKDAGLLYHVHGKGKPAWPLSMESQIQQGESGDAYAIGTQMSAWLKPNSLVINPKGTVTYYEYNPYYPVQDFLPIGKPDKITRIKQVNDAEIDGWNTMEIIVREDQAIHIVNGVVNMRIGNFKKWDYQNRHWQPLTEGKILLQAEGAEVFYRNIKIKTLNEVETKY from the coding sequence ATGAAACCCTCGATTAACAGTCTGATCTTAATCACGTCGCTGAGTACAAACACAGTTTTAGCGGCACAATGGCAAAGTTTATTTAACGGTAAAGACTTAAGCGGCTGGAATGCCAGCTTGATTAAAAATGTTCAACCGGGCGATAAAGCCGAAGATTATTTTGTCGTAAAGAACGGCGTTATTCATGTATATGCTGGCAAACCGCATGGCAGCCAACAAGCGTTTGCGGCCATCACAACTAAACAGCGCTTTAAAAATTATCATTTGTCACTTGAGTATAAATGGGGTGAAGCAAAATTTGAGCCCAGATTAAACCTGTTAAAGGATGCCGGCTTGTTGTATCACGTACATGGCAAAGGCAAGCCTGCTTGGCCATTGAGTATGGAAAGCCAAATTCAACAAGGCGAAAGTGGTGATGCCTATGCAATTGGTACACAAATGAGTGCATGGCTAAAACCCAATTCATTAGTTATCAACCCAAAAGGCACAGTAACTTACTACGAATACAACCCATACTATCCAGTGCAAGATTTTTTACCCATTGGCAAACCCGATAAAATTACCCGTATAAAACAAGTTAACGATGCTGAAATTGACGGCTGGAACACCATGGAAATTATTGTCCGCGAAGATCAAGCGATTCATATTGTTAATGGTGTTGTTAATATGCGTATTGGCAACTTTAAAAAATGGGATTACCAGAACCGTCATTGGCAACCACTGACCGAAGGCAAAATTTTATTACAGGCCGAAGGCGCAGAGGTATTTTATCGCAATATTAAAATTAAGACTTTAAATGAGGTAGAGACCAAATACTGA
- a CDS encoding TonB-dependent receptor produces the protein MFKQTKLARNIQQYLWASLALTLPSISSTQAQESQTAEPAEETEIISVTGVRSSLRDAAFLKKNASQIMDAISAEDIGQLPDNNIAEALQRVTGVQIGRDDTGAGAGFQVRGLSQNRVEVNGQSMASSDGSRTGSFANVDSALFKAIEVYKSPTADMVEGAIGATIRLKTFQPLERKNGFVNINAQGTEDSLAQDKGGKLSIAAMDNWELESVGAVGALLNVSYEKRFAETHEMKTAWSPAISNQLLNNEFLDGTLTEQALADDGTYRDKTSTDVNIPFSVFRPEDIGFRRLAFEQDNLSIDSTIQWQPSEDLEFTLFGQVSQFERGNIGQEIKYGTRHQKNAILDHDLVATSRDESPVILGAWSRQPTSSEYFLTQSYLNEAAKDNSISPSENDYIQANQPLDRYIVESGTLTPTGSAFHAPIASQYSSDINTIDSETFSLATKYYLTDNLLIEAKYAYSHSEGKGDNIAQRFSPGTNAADTAGNALSNAYVHYDFSPDKELPLVGVSYLDSQTNEELKLENPLTDKSLYALHNGWGSISTNENEKDELTLDIDWMLDHDVLTKVEFGARYANNQMKRHRQRLEFINFGNYSIFSNNWRVYDRDTSTRPESDNINSNDKISIEFADQVMAEEYNQAGFYGNNLTTSPSMFPEANGGGVQPWLTLDMSHNAFKDMILTAFPGRQGDCLIVDEDTKCRNNELVAEDGYNEYDAILTIPQAQYDKDGSYPYLITESTKAVYGKVNFETEILDYFVSGNFGVRYVETETETLGVVTNYFLNGNEVRKDNDGQAVEQYDAITGDNSYSNLLPSLNINWAITEDMLLRFAAAKTMSRANPQDLSPSIDLPNYSWTAKKGNPNLLPEEATNYDLSWEWYINETNSLSAALFLKELDNFLTNRFYVISGKSDRDGDGDLTNDPITVKEPINGGDGRIEGIELAALHTFDYLPGLLNGFGVQANYTHTSSSQESGFSELDGSTLPVLNLSADSYNFTLFYDKNGFNFRAAYNYRTENLNGTSTAGVDPLAYDKYEDYLGVEGNTVYSARGIQLPEWNDEFATLDLSASYRYKKYNFFIQARNFLSEPSRRYAGDQDSTKHLLTRYQETGTSYVAGFSVRL, from the coding sequence ATGTTTAAACAAACAAAATTAGCCCGAAATATACAACAATATTTATGGGCATCGTTAGCACTCACGCTACCAAGTATATCAAGCACACAAGCTCAAGAATCTCAAACAGCAGAACCAGCTGAAGAGACGGAGATAATTTCTGTAACAGGTGTAAGAAGCTCCTTACGAGATGCTGCATTCCTTAAAAAGAATGCATCACAAATAATGGATGCGATATCCGCTGAAGACATTGGTCAATTGCCTGACAACAATATCGCAGAAGCGCTGCAGCGTGTCACCGGTGTGCAAATTGGCCGTGACGACACGGGGGCTGGCGCCGGTTTTCAGGTACGGGGTTTGAGCCAAAACCGAGTTGAAGTAAATGGTCAAAGTATGGCGAGTTCCGACGGCTCACGGACAGGTTCTTTTGCAAATGTAGATTCAGCTTTATTTAAAGCAATTGAGGTTTACAAGTCGCCGACGGCAGACATGGTTGAAGGCGCAATCGGTGCCACTATTCGCTTAAAAACCTTTCAGCCGTTAGAGCGTAAAAATGGCTTTGTAAACATTAATGCTCAAGGTACAGAAGATTCATTGGCGCAAGACAAAGGCGGAAAGCTGTCTATTGCAGCTATGGACAACTGGGAGCTGGAGAGCGTTGGTGCAGTAGGTGCATTATTAAATGTCTCATACGAAAAACGTTTTGCGGAAACGCACGAAATGAAAACGGCTTGGTCACCAGCAATTTCTAATCAGTTACTAAACAATGAATTTTTGGACGGTACATTAACCGAGCAAGCATTAGCTGATGATGGCACATACAGGGATAAAACTTCAACAGACGTTAATATACCATTTTCAGTATTTCGTCCTGAAGATATTGGCTTTCGCCGCTTAGCATTCGAACAAGATAATCTATCAATCGACAGTACTATCCAATGGCAGCCCAGTGAAGACTTAGAATTTACGTTATTCGGACAAGTGTCTCAGTTTGAAAGGGGTAATATTGGGCAAGAGATTAAATACGGCACTCGGCACCAAAAAAATGCAATTCTTGATCACGACTTAGTTGCAACTAGCCGAGATGAATCGCCGGTAATATTAGGCGCTTGGTCTAGACAGCCAACTTCCAGTGAATACTTCTTAACTCAAAGTTATTTAAACGAGGCAGCCAAAGATAATTCAATTTCACCAAGCGAAAATGATTATATTCAAGCTAATCAACCTTTAGACCGTTACATAGTTGAGTCTGGTACATTAACGCCTACGGGATCGGCTTTTCATGCTCCAATTGCAAGTCAGTATTCCTCAGATATTAATACTATAGATTCGGAAACGTTTAGCCTCGCAACTAAGTATTATTTAACTGACAATTTGTTAATCGAAGCAAAATACGCCTATTCTCATTCTGAAGGTAAAGGAGATAATATCGCACAGCGATTTAGCCCGGGTACAAACGCCGCCGATACGGCCGGAAATGCACTTTCTAACGCTTACGTTCATTACGATTTTAGCCCTGATAAAGAGCTTCCATTAGTGGGTGTTTCTTATCTCGATTCACAGACAAACGAAGAACTAAAACTTGAAAACCCACTTACTGACAAGTCTCTTTACGCTTTACACAATGGCTGGGGCTCAATTTCTACCAATGAAAATGAAAAAGATGAATTGACGCTTGATATTGATTGGATGTTAGATCATGACGTACTAACCAAAGTGGAATTTGGTGCACGTTACGCCAATAATCAAATGAAACGCCATAGACAAAGATTAGAATTTATTAACTTTGGTAATTATTCTATATTTTCTAATAACTGGCGCGTTTACGATAGAGATACCTCTACTCGTCCTGAAAGTGACAATATAAACAGCAATGATAAAATCTCGATTGAATTCGCCGATCAAGTCATGGCTGAAGAGTATAATCAGGCTGGTTTTTATGGAAATAACCTGACGACATCACCTTCGATGTTTCCAGAAGCTAATGGTGGTGGTGTGCAACCTTGGCTAACTTTGGACATGTCACACAATGCTTTTAAAGATATGATTCTAACAGCATTTCCGGGCCGTCAAGGTGACTGTTTAATCGTTGATGAAGATACAAAATGTCGTAATAATGAATTAGTAGCAGAGGATGGCTACAACGAATATGACGCTATCCTAACAATACCACAAGCTCAGTACGATAAAGATGGTTCGTATCCTTATTTAATTACCGAGTCGACTAAAGCGGTATACGGTAAAGTAAACTTTGAAACTGAAATTTTAGATTACTTTGTCAGTGGTAACTTCGGTGTACGTTATGTAGAAACTGAAACTGAAACGCTTGGTGTTGTTACAAATTACTTCTTAAATGGAAATGAAGTACGCAAGGACAATGATGGACAAGCAGTTGAGCAGTATGACGCGATAACGGGCGACAATTCATACTCAAATTTATTGCCTTCATTGAACATTAACTGGGCTATCACTGAGGATATGTTACTACGTTTTGCGGCAGCTAAAACAATGTCTCGTGCTAACCCTCAAGATTTATCACCCTCCATTGATTTGCCAAACTATTCTTGGACAGCGAAAAAAGGTAATCCAAACCTACTTCCGGAAGAAGCGACTAACTATGATTTGTCTTGGGAGTGGTACATTAACGAGACCAATAGTTTGTCCGCCGCTTTATTTTTAAAAGAGCTAGATAACTTTTTAACCAACCGGTTTTATGTCATCTCAGGTAAATCTGACAGAGATGGCGACGGAGACCTTACCAATGACCCTATTACAGTAAAAGAGCCTATTAATGGTGGTGATGGGCGTATTGAAGGGATCGAATTAGCCGCGTTGCATACATTCGATTATTTACCTGGATTATTAAATGGTTTTGGTGTTCAAGCAAACTATACCCACACAAGTAGTTCACAAGAGTCGGGGTTTAGTGAGCTGGATGGTTCGACTTTACCTGTACTGAACCTGTCAGCTGACAGCTATAACTTTACGTTGTTCTACGATAAAAACGGTTTTAACTTCCGGGCGGCGTACAACTACAGAACAGAAAATTTAAATGGTACTTCTACCGCGGGGGTTGATCCACTTGCTTATGATAAATACGAAGACTACTTAGGCGTCGAAGGAAATACAGTCTACTCGGCTCGCGGTATTCAGCTGCCTGAATGGAACGACGAATTTGCAACACTCGATTTATCAGCAAGCTACAGATACAAAAAATATAACTTCTTTATACAAGCGCGTAATTTCTTGTCTGAACCAAGCAGACGTTACGCGGGCGATCAAGATAGTACTAAACATTTACTTACCCGCTATCAAGAAACCGGCACAAGCTATGTAGCTGGTTTTAGTGTGCGTCTGTAA
- a CDS encoding glycoside hydrolase family 43 protein: protein MMKKKLLKWLSTSLASIALISTSVQAQTAPETFKNPIIAGFAPDPTITKVGNDYYLANSSFEFFPAVPIYHSKDLVNWQLISYAVSEPSYLPELAQVDPNRGIYAPTLRYHDGLFYMITTCVRCGDNFYVTAKDPKGPWSKPIWVEGDRGIDPDLFWDDDGKVYYSGTGILDKSKAPWKNANGIWIQEIDLKTGKLLGKKTQLTFGHAAQAHYTEGPHIYKINGEYFLIVAEGGTGSSHAVSVFKSENVKGPYEPFQNNPVMTHRNMGRKAFIHTTGHADLIQTQNGEWWSVMLAKRNFNGKTMLARESYLTKVEWENGWPVFNAPVNRILEIDKRPNLPWSPFPAKPHRYNFDANKLDLEFNFLRNPTRNWYKLSKGKLAVELQPETGHMNKVNPSMVLHRTRDLQYVASTHVSLQNRKQNEAAGLVVYRNKDNWYQFVLKGDHVELSYYRKGKLSEVARQAYSADSAVLKIVASEDIKLYFSYGESEDKLQSIGGAVNADATSDNIALGFNGPYVGMYATSHNKPSNKTAYFDWFEYKGLDEKNAK, encoded by the coding sequence ATGATGAAAAAAAAATTATTGAAGTGGCTATCTACAAGTTTGGCCTCTATCGCATTAATCTCTACCAGCGTTCAAGCACAGACGGCACCTGAAACTTTTAAAAACCCAATTATTGCCGGCTTTGCACCCGATCCAACTATTACTAAAGTGGGGAATGATTATTATCTTGCAAATTCAAGTTTTGAGTTTTTTCCTGCAGTCCCTATTTACCATAGTAAAGACCTGGTTAACTGGCAGTTGATCAGTTATGCCGTATCAGAACCCAGCTATTTACCTGAGTTAGCTCAAGTTGACCCAAACCGTGGAATTTACGCACCGACCTTGCGCTACCATGACGGGCTATTCTACATGATCACAACCTGTGTCAGATGCGGAGACAACTTTTACGTAACCGCTAAAGATCCAAAAGGCCCTTGGAGTAAACCTATTTGGGTTGAAGGTGATAGAGGAATAGATCCGGACTTGTTTTGGGATGACGATGGAAAAGTATATTACTCGGGTACAGGCATTTTAGATAAATCTAAAGCGCCATGGAAAAATGCGAATGGTATTTGGATACAAGAAATTGATTTAAAAACCGGTAAATTATTGGGTAAAAAAACGCAGCTTACTTTTGGTCATGCGGCTCAGGCTCATTATACCGAAGGTCCTCATATTTATAAGATTAACGGCGAGTATTTTCTGATAGTTGCTGAAGGGGGTACAGGCTCTAGTCACGCTGTTTCTGTGTTTAAAAGTGAAAATGTTAAAGGCCCATACGAACCATTTCAAAATAACCCGGTAATGACACACAGAAATATGGGGCGTAAAGCTTTTATTCACACCACTGGCCACGCTGATTTAATCCAAACTCAAAATGGTGAATGGTGGTCTGTTATGTTGGCTAAACGGAATTTTAACGGTAAAACAATGCTCGCGCGCGAGTCCTATTTAACCAAAGTCGAATGGGAAAATGGCTGGCCTGTTTTTAATGCTCCGGTAAATAGAATATTAGAAATAGACAAACGTCCTAACTTACCTTGGAGCCCATTCCCGGCAAAACCACATCGTTATAATTTTGATGCCAATAAATTGGATTTAGAGTTCAATTTTTTACGCAATCCAACGCGTAACTGGTACAAATTGTCTAAAGGTAAATTAGCCGTTGAATTACAACCAGAAACGGGCCATATGAACAAAGTTAACCCTTCTATGGTGTTACACAGAACTCGTGATTTACAGTATGTGGCAAGCACTCATGTCAGTTTGCAAAACCGCAAACAAAACGAAGCTGCGGGTTTAGTGGTTTATCGCAATAAAGATAATTGGTATCAGTTTGTCTTAAAAGGCGATCATGTTGAACTTTCATACTACCGCAAAGGCAAGTTATCTGAAGTTGCACGTCAGGCATACTCCGCTGACTCTGCTGTACTTAAGATTGTTGCAAGCGAAGATATTAAATTGTATTTCAGTTATGGTGAATCAGAAGACAAGCTGCAGAGCATTGGAGGTGCAGTAAATGCAGATGCAACCAGTGACAATATTGCACTCGGCTTTAATGGACCTTATGTTGGCATGTATGCAACCAGCCACAATAAACCCAGTAACAAAACCGCTTATTTTGATTGGTTTGAATACAAAGGGTTAGACGAAAAAAACGCCAAATAG